The DNA region ATCACCGTCCTCTTGCTCTCATCAAGAAACCTCTCTAAGGCCTGATTTGAAGCAGCTGCTATCTCAGCTTGCAGAGTTGGATAGCGCTTCAGCTCCTGTTCGTCAAACAATCAGTAAAGACATAAAtcctttttcctcttttattgGTGTGATTTGCTAGACAAACACTCGCTCAACTTCTGGAAAATTCACCTGAGTTTCTCCTATTGACTTCCTCACAAGCTCTTTCAAGACAAAGTGAACCTGCATCATAATTTACCATTCTGTAAAGAACTTCTGATAATTCCATTAATGTTTCACAGCTTCCAGATAAACTGGAACATTCTTTCAGAGACTCCTAATTCTACACACGGCAAGACCAACTTACAGCATCTACTGAAGCTTCGGCTGGAcctctaaaaaaatttagtgaCCCGTCAATCAGGCATCTGTAACCTTGCTCTGGAGCAATCAAGTGAGGTTGATAACCATCTGCCTCTGATACCACTATCCTTACGTTTTGAAGAGAAAGATGCCTATCAAATGGAAGCTTCCTCAAAGCAGCTGGAAGTTGGTTGTCAAAGACTCCGTAAATACAATCACCTCCTGGCCGCCTGAGATGTTATATAATCAATTCCAAGCAAGCTATTAAGCATTAAATTCTATATATGCGATCAATGTTAAAGACATCAACCACATTTGGGCTGTACCAATAACTACAACAGATTGCTAAATAACTTTTTAAgctgtaaatttaaaaaaaccaaatccAATTTTTCCCAGCAAGAACCTATCTCTTTGAACAGCATCACAAAATTTGTGTTATTATATCGGTGAGTGGCTAGAATAAaaagcaaatgaaaaaaattaccaTACAAAGAATTTCAGTACATGAAATCAACTCAAAAGTGCATGACTTACAACTGCTCAAGCCAAAAATCATGTGAGAGattaaaagaaatggaaaagaaaaagggatGCGTTAACCAGCAGAATTAATCTTCTAAAAAACTCAAGCATTCAAAAAAATCACTAAGAGGGAAAGCATTAAAGATGATCGCAATTTACCCTCCATCCAGATGCTCCTTGAATATACGATCAAATGCTCGGCATAGTTCCAAGATAGTGTATAGTTGAGCCtacaatatattataaaaataaagcatAAACATACAAgtaagttaataaaataattatgaggTTTAAGCCACTCACCCCAGCATCAACAGCAATAGGCCGACCAAGATGGTCCATCTCCAATTCAACTTCTTCGATGCTTTTATTTATCAAGGAAATGATACTTGGTATCCGAGTCCTAATCACAGATTCCAAATGCTGAAAACAGAGCACATAATCATGACGATATTCAGGAAAACAAAGACTATCTCCAACTACTGGATGCTCTAAATCAAACCTTTGAGAGAAGCTTGGCAAGATACTCTGAACCCATTTTGCCGGCCAAGTGTCCATAGTCTGGACTTGTAGCAAAGTATTCACGCTCCTTGAGTCTAGCAACAATCATATCGACATTTCTATTTATATCCGCTTGTGAGCGATTAACAATTCCAACCCAAGGATGTTGCAGTTGATAAGATCTTCCTTCAAGCACCTTAGGACGGAACAGAGGGTAATACTCAAATAAGTTTCCAACATTTAAGTggttaaaacataaaaagagaGACAAACCTGAAAATGTAATGACTCAggtgataatataaagtatctCTGATTATATTCAATAGACCAAATATCACCAAAGACTCATCTCAACTACAGAGAACTTTAGAGCTTACATCTAATGCATTTGTTCCTTTGTCCATCAAATCTAGCTTTGTTAGCACCCCAAGCGTACGTTCACCTGGGCTAGTCATGTAATGTATTAGAATATTGAGGATCAAACTGCAAGAAAAAGtttctgcaaaaaaaaaaaatatatatatatatatatattactcagATACTGAAACATTAATGGCTGCATACCAGTTGGATCAACATCCCTTGCCAGTTTGATAGCATCAGAAGTTGCTATATCTTGATTAGCTGGAGATATAGCTAGTATTATGCAATTAGGCTACAAAAAATAGCAAATGTTATACCATAAAACATTTATACACAAGAACCCACTAGAGAGAAATCACATAAGACAATATAAAGTAACAATGAAGCAGTGTTACCTTCTCAACATATGTTCGGACCATAGCCTCAATGTCTTGAACGATACTTTCAGGCTGCCCCTCTGCAAAGAATAACATGCGTGCTTAAACTGTCAGTAAAGTATAAAAATGCAGAAAGTGAAACTCATAGtggataataaataattagaaagCATACCAACTGCAACTTTAGTGAGACCAGGTAAATCAATCAGGGTTAAGTTGACAACTGAAATCTAAGGAGTGGTGTTAGCAAGAAACAcgtaaaaaatgatatatcgTAAAGATAGTGaaaagtttaaactttaaacataataataataacagacCATTGGGAGAGTAGATACTAAGATGAATAGGAACGGGAGATATCTGTTTGGTCGTCCCTGTCATTCTATCTGTTTCCTTCTGAATTTCATTTCGAACCGCAGCTGTAcccaacaataaaataaaacaagtgTGGATATTCACATGCTTTggaaaacaaaaccaaaaaaaaaaaaaaaaaagattttaattaaatacgaGTAAAGAGATTAGATTAGACATACAGAAATCCATAAATCTCTTCTTAGGCAAGTGAAGAAACTCAGCGTACTCCTGTGAACCATCTTTTGTCTTGTGGAGCTGCAGAACAAGAGGCCGTCTAGTAACAATTCCTgccattaaataaataatttttttacaattagtTAAACAGTCAGATATAAAAGCAGCGGACaagaaatataaagaaagaaaaagaaccGGATCCTCTGGGAAGAAAGTCTCGGCCCACTATGCTTTCAAGCACCGAAGATTTTCCGGAACTCTGGCCGCCAACGACGGCGACAGAAGGAAG from Mangifera indica cultivar Alphonso chromosome 8, CATAS_Mindica_2.1, whole genome shotgun sequence includes:
- the LOC123224056 gene encoding LOW QUALITY PROTEIN: phragmoplastin DRP1E-like (The sequence of the model RefSeq protein was modified relative to this genomic sequence to represent the inferred CDS: deleted 2 bases in 1 codon), with amino-acid sequence MTTMESLIGGLVNRIQRACTMLGDYGAVADNAFSSLWEALPSVAVVGGQSSGKSSVLESIVGRDFLPRGSGIVTRRPLVLQLHKTKDGSQEYAEFLHLPKKRFMDFSAVRNEIQKETDRMTGTTKQISPVPIHLSIYSPNVVNLTLIDLPGLTKVAVEGQPESIVQDIEAMVRTYVEKPNCIILAISPANQDIATSDAIKLARDVDPTGERTLGVLTKLDLMDKGTNALDVLEGRSYQLQHPWVGIVNRSQADINRNVDMIVARLKEREYFATSPDYGHLAGKMGSEYLAKLLSKHLESVIRTRIPSIISLINKSIEEVELEMDHLGRPIAVDAGAQLYTILELCRAFDRIFKEHLDGGRPGGDCIYGVFDNQLPAALRKLPFDRHLSLQNVRIVVSEADGYQPHLIAPEQGYRCLIDGSLNFFRGPAEASVDAVHFVLKELVRKSIGETQELKRYPTLQAEIAAASNQALERFLDESKRTVIRLVDMESSYLTVDFFRRLPQEVDKGGNPATSTMDRYTEGHLRRIASNVSSYVGMVSETLRNTIPKAVVYCQVREARQSLLNHFYTQIGKKEGKQLGLLLDEDPALMERRQRCAKRLELYKSARDEIYSVSWAR